Proteins from a single region of Streptomyces vinaceus:
- a CDS encoding STAS domain-containing protein, with translation MTLPMSSGGPGSHPCVEITRLVLPGPAPTRRDAALLCARLTQLYEDGADAVECDVGAVTAPDLALVEALARLRLAARGRPLRVVGASPALRALLGLVGLLQLLGEAEEGEPAGGVQEGVQSGDPPV, from the coding sequence GTGACGCTGCCGATGAGTTCCGGCGGCCCGGGCAGTCACCCCTGCGTGGAGATCACCCGACTGGTACTGCCCGGCCCCGCCCCGACCCGGCGGGACGCGGCCCTGCTCTGCGCCCGGCTGACGCAGCTGTACGAGGACGGGGCGGACGCCGTGGAATGCGACGTCGGGGCCGTCACGGCGCCGGACCTCGCGCTCGTCGAGGCCCTGGCCCGGCTGCGGCTCGCCGCGCGCGGGCGGCCGCTGCGGGTGGTCGGGGCCTCGCCCGCGCTACGCGCCCTGCTGGGCCTGGTCGGACTCCTCCAGCTGCTCGGGGAGGCCGAAGAGGGGGAACCAGCGGGCGGTGTCCAGGAAGGCGTTCAGTCCGGTGATCCGCCCGTCTGA
- a CDS encoding CehA/McbA family metallohydrolase, with protein sequence MALTRREVLASGVSGAAAVTTPHLSAPSPDTRILSGTIPPGAPDFVEIPLDVPRGVRELRVSYTYGRPPVPPGTPGNALDIGIFDEHGTGLGGRGFRGWSGGARSEFFLRADEATPGYLPGPIGAGRWHVLLGPYTVAPQGLPYEITARFTFGEPGRTPRPVHPPQRARGRGRAWYRGDCHIHSVHSDGRRTPAEIAALARAAGLDFINSSEHNTHSAHAAWADALSPDLLIMTGEEITTRTGHVLAVGTDPGTFVDWRYRARENRFGRFARTIRGAGGLVVPAHPHATCIGCAWKFGFGEADAVEVWNGPWTPDDEVSLASWDATLRGADGEHWLPAVANSDHHRDPDLVGGPQTVVLAEDLTREAILAGIRAGRSYGAESAGVSVAFEAVGPRGERAGVGERLRAAPDADVLIRLAVTGAPGCELRLVTDQGLALTSTDAALEWRTSPARSAYVRAEVRHPATLPPLPGALAAFTNPVWLPAG encoded by the coding sequence ATGGCCCTCACTCGGCGTGAAGTTCTGGCGAGCGGCGTCTCCGGCGCCGCCGCGGTCACCACCCCGCACCTGTCCGCGCCCTCGCCGGACACCAGGATCCTGAGCGGCACGATCCCCCCGGGCGCCCCCGACTTCGTCGAAATACCCCTCGACGTACCGCGCGGCGTACGCGAGTTACGGGTGTCGTACACGTACGGCAGGCCCCCCGTACCGCCCGGCACCCCCGGCAACGCCCTCGACATCGGCATCTTCGACGAGCACGGCACCGGCCTCGGCGGCCGCGGCTTCCGCGGCTGGTCCGGCGGCGCCCGCAGCGAGTTCTTCCTCCGCGCCGACGAGGCGACCCCCGGCTACCTGCCCGGCCCGATCGGCGCCGGCCGCTGGCACGTCCTGCTCGGCCCGTACACCGTCGCCCCCCAGGGACTGCCGTACGAGATCACCGCACGCTTCACCTTCGGCGAGCCGGGCCGCACCCCCCGCCCCGTCCACCCGCCCCAGCGCGCCCGGGGCCGCGGCCGGGCCTGGTACCGGGGCGACTGCCACATCCACTCGGTCCACTCCGACGGGCGGCGCACCCCCGCCGAGATAGCGGCCCTGGCCCGCGCGGCCGGCCTGGACTTCATCAACTCCTCGGAGCACAACACCCACAGCGCGCACGCCGCCTGGGCCGACGCGCTCTCCCCGGACCTCCTGATCATGACCGGCGAGGAGATCACCACCCGCACCGGCCACGTCCTGGCCGTCGGCACCGACCCGGGCACCTTCGTCGACTGGCGCTACCGGGCCCGCGAGAACCGCTTCGGCCGGTTCGCCCGTACGATCCGGGGCGCGGGCGGCCTGGTCGTACCCGCCCACCCGCACGCCACCTGCATCGGCTGCGCCTGGAAGTTCGGCTTCGGCGAGGCCGACGCCGTCGAGGTGTGGAACGGGCCCTGGACCCCGGACGACGAGGTCTCCCTGGCCTCCTGGGACGCCACCCTGCGCGGCGCGGACGGCGAGCACTGGCTGCCGGCCGTGGCCAACAGCGACCACCACCGCGACCCGGACCTGGTCGGCGGCCCGCAGACCGTGGTCCTGGCCGAGGACCTGACGCGGGAGGCGATCCTCGCGGGCATCCGGGCCGGGCGGTCCTACGGAGCCGAGTCCGCGGGCGTCTCGGTGGCCTTCGAGGCCGTGGGCCCGCGCGGGGAGCGCGCCGGGGTCGGGGAACGGCTGCGCGCGGCCCCGGACGCGGACGTCCTGATCCGGCTCGCGGTCACCGGCGCCCCCGGCTGCGAACTGAGGCTGGTCACCGACCAGGGCCTGGCCCTGACCTCGACGGACGCGGCCCTCGAATGGCGCACCAGCCCCGCCCGCTCGGCGTACGTACGGGCCGAGGTCCGCCACCCCGCCACGCTCCCACCCCTGCCGGGCGCCCTGGCGGCGTTCACGAACCCGGTGTGGCTGCCGGCGGGCTGA
- a CDS encoding L,D-transpeptidase family protein, producing the protein MRMRTGRRAAAVVCGAVALAVPLVVGGGGAARAAGSCNMTTGPYQRQVEQFLGRPADGSQSAADCQAIKAFQAKHGITPTAGYAGPLTWQTMSTMLAQRAAGTDPNKDGKCPVDLGRIACVDLTRQLSWVQDGAALTYGPVPVRTGKDGTETRTGLKRIYYRSIDHWSTIYDVSMPYAQFFDGGIAFHSVEKSMWNPPGSGGCVNMRSADAKAYWNLLAKGDDVYVYGRKPGT; encoded by the coding sequence ATGCGGATGCGTACGGGGCGGCGGGCGGCGGCGGTGGTCTGCGGGGCGGTGGCGCTCGCGGTCCCGCTGGTGGTCGGCGGGGGCGGCGCGGCGCGGGCCGCCGGCTCGTGCAACATGACCACGGGGCCGTACCAGCGGCAGGTGGAGCAGTTCCTCGGGCGGCCGGCCGACGGGTCGCAGTCCGCGGCCGACTGCCAGGCGATCAAGGCGTTCCAGGCGAAGCACGGGATCACCCCGACCGCGGGGTACGCCGGGCCGCTCACCTGGCAGACCATGAGCACGATGCTGGCGCAGCGGGCGGCGGGCACCGACCCGAACAAGGACGGCAAGTGCCCGGTGGACCTGGGCCGGATCGCCTGCGTCGACCTGACCCGCCAGCTCAGCTGGGTCCAGGACGGCGCCGCCCTCACGTACGGCCCGGTCCCGGTGCGGACCGGGAAGGACGGCACCGAGACCCGGACCGGCCTGAAGCGGATCTACTACCGCAGCATCGACCACTGGTCGACGATCTACGACGTGTCGATGCCGTACGCGCAGTTCTTCGACGGCGGGATCGCCTTCCACTCGGTGGAGAAGAGCATGTGGAACCCTCCGGGGTCGGGCGGGTGCGTCAACATGCGGTCGGCGGACGCCAAGGCGTACTGGAACCTGCTGGCCAAGGGCGACGACGTGTACGTCTACGGGCGCAAGCCGGGCACGTAG
- a CDS encoding thymidine phosphorylase — MDVISVIRTKRDRGELSPEQIDWVIDAYTRGVVADEQMSALAMAILLNGMNRAEIKRWTAAMIASGERMNFDSLSRPTADKHSTGGVGDKITLPLAPLVAACGAAVPQLSGRGLGHTGGTLDKLESIPGWRALLSNEEMLHVLDTTGAVICAAGDGLAPADKKLYALRDVTGTVEAIPLIASSIMSKKIAEGTGSLVLDVKVGTGAFMKNIEDARELASTMVALGTDSGVKTIALLTDMSTPLGLTAGNALEIRESVEVLAGGGPSDVVDLTLALAREMLDAAGIKDADPAKALADGSAMDVWRRMISAQGGDPDAALPVAREQHVVTAPSSGVLTRLDAYGVGVGAWRLGAGRARKEDPVQAGAGIELHAKPGDTVTAGQPLMTLHTDTPEKFEYALASLEGTYDIAPAGTAFTATPIVLDRIA; from the coding sequence ATGGACGTCATCTCCGTCATCCGTACGAAGCGGGACCGCGGCGAGCTGAGCCCCGAGCAGATCGACTGGGTCATCGACGCGTACACGCGCGGTGTCGTCGCCGACGAGCAGATGTCGGCGCTGGCGATGGCCATCCTGCTCAACGGCATGAACCGCGCCGAGATCAAGCGCTGGACCGCCGCGATGATCGCCTCGGGCGAGCGGATGAACTTCGACTCCCTGTCCCGCCCGACCGCCGACAAGCACTCCACCGGCGGCGTCGGCGACAAGATCACCCTCCCGCTGGCCCCGCTCGTCGCCGCGTGCGGCGCGGCCGTACCGCAGCTGTCGGGCCGCGGCCTCGGCCACACCGGCGGCACCCTGGACAAGCTGGAGTCCATCCCCGGCTGGCGCGCGCTGCTCTCCAACGAGGAGATGCTGCACGTCCTGGACACCACCGGCGCGGTCATCTGCGCGGCGGGCGACGGTCTGGCCCCGGCCGACAAGAAGCTGTACGCGCTGCGCGACGTGACCGGCACCGTCGAGGCCATCCCGCTCATCGCCTCCTCGATCATGTCGAAGAAGATCGCCGAGGGCACGGGCTCGCTCGTCCTCGACGTGAAGGTCGGCACCGGCGCGTTCATGAAGAACATCGAGGACGCGCGCGAGCTCGCCTCCACGATGGTCGCGCTCGGCACGGACAGCGGCGTCAAGACGATCGCCCTGCTCACCGACATGTCCACCCCGCTGGGCCTGACGGCCGGCAACGCGCTGGAGATCCGCGAGTCGGTCGAGGTCCTGGCCGGCGGCGGCCCCTCCGACGTCGTCGACCTGACCCTGGCGCTGGCCCGCGAGATGCTGGACGCGGCGGGCATCAAGGACGCCGACCCGGCCAAGGCCCTCGCGGACGGCTCCGCGATGGACGTCTGGCGCCGGATGATCTCCGCCCAGGGCGGCGACCCGGACGCGGCCCTGCCGGTCGCCCGTGAGCAGCACGTGGTCACCGCCCCCTCCTCGGGCGTGCTGACCCGCCTGGACGCGTACGGCGTCGGCGTGGGCGCCTGGCGCCTGGGCGCCGGCCGCGCGCGCAAGGAGGACCCGGTGCAGGCGGGCGCGGGCATCGAGCTGCACGCCAAGCCGGGCGACACGGTCACCGCCGGCCAGCCGCTGATGACCCTGCACACGGACACCCCGGAGAAGTTCGAGTACGCCCTGGCCTCCCTGGAGGGCACGTACGACATCGCCCCGGCCGGCACGGCGTTCACCGCCACGCCGATCGTCCTGGACCGCATCGCCTGA
- a CDS encoding cupin domain-containing protein, translated as MAAIVRKSFDQADETRPFADGKGRLDVIQTDGGAVGRAVFEPGWRWSQHIKPLAGTDSCQAAHTGYVVSGRMKVVMDDGASEEYGPGDFMQVEPGHDAWVLGDEQCVAVDWTGFGAYAQPAS; from the coding sequence ATGGCCGCGATCGTGCGCAAAAGCTTCGACCAGGCGGACGAGACCCGTCCGTTCGCTGACGGCAAGGGCCGGCTCGACGTGATCCAGACCGACGGCGGGGCCGTGGGCCGTGCGGTGTTCGAGCCGGGCTGGCGCTGGTCGCAGCACATCAAGCCGCTGGCGGGTACGGACAGCTGCCAGGCCGCCCACACGGGTTACGTGGTGAGCGGCCGGATGAAGGTGGTCATGGACGACGGGGCGAGCGAGGAGTACGGCCCCGGCGACTTCATGCAGGTCGAGCCCGGCCACGACGCCTGGGTCCTCGGCGACGAGCAGTGCGTCGCCGTCGACTGGACCGGCTTCGGCGCGTACGCGCAGCCGGCCTCCTGA
- a CDS encoding ATP-grasp domain-containing protein: MAVLLSPRPAVVAAARRAGARTVVVAPGPPVPSDREGAERRVPADWRDHGRLVTAVGRLDAVRRGRARVFGFDPAAALAAARANEALGLPGTPAAAVAALMDKAALRARSNALHAVRPVSFVRCGRAALIPFLAALIGFPCVVKPRSGVLGEGVRLLAGPAGAEAAVRDYPEVTDLLVEEYLEGPELAVEALSREGRHRVLGWTRRIPGPGAAAVTATGHELPVALPAEAAASVRALVRGVLDLAGHRDGPSHTELVLTPYGPRLIEAHAHPGAEELVSLLRLAHGTDVLALGVAAGLGLPEPAHHPRAAYAGLRYVDFPPGTRLARTRPALAAARAVPGVFRVGLQVPPGATVLGPPTGSLHHAHVLATAPTAGSLARALDRSAALLGGRPGPLTPDSRGIHVPPPPWGHGPHSA, translated from the coding sequence ATGGCGGTCCTGCTGAGCCCGCGCCCCGCCGTGGTGGCCGCCGCCCGACGGGCGGGCGCGCGCACCGTGGTGGTCGCGCCGGGTCCGCCGGTGCCGTCCGACCGTGAGGGGGCGGAGCGGCGGGTACCGGCGGACTGGCGCGACCACGGCCGCCTGGTGACCGCCGTCGGCCGGCTGGACGCGGTCCGCCGCGGACGGGCCCGCGTCTTCGGCTTCGACCCGGCCGCGGCGCTGGCCGCCGCCCGCGCCAACGAGGCCCTGGGCCTGCCGGGCACCCCCGCCGCGGCCGTCGCCGCCCTCATGGACAAGGCCGCCCTGCGCGCCCGCTCCAACGCGTTACACGCCGTGCGGCCCGTCTCCTTCGTACGCTGCGGGCGCGCCGCGCTGATCCCCTTCCTCGCCGCCCTGATCGGCTTCCCCTGCGTGGTCAAACCCCGCTCGGGCGTCCTCGGCGAGGGAGTGCGGCTGCTGGCGGGCCCGGCCGGGGCGGAGGCCGCCGTCCGCGACTACCCCGAGGTCACCGACCTCCTCGTCGAGGAGTACCTGGAGGGCCCCGAGCTCGCGGTCGAGGCCCTCTCCCGCGAGGGCCGCCACCGCGTCCTCGGCTGGACCCGCCGGATCCCGGGTCCGGGGGCCGCCGCCGTCACCGCCACCGGGCACGAGCTGCCCGTCGCGCTCCCGGCCGAGGCCGCGGCGTCCGTACGGGCCCTGGTGCGCGGGGTCCTCGACCTCGCCGGACACCGCGACGGGCCCTCCCACACCGAGCTCGTCCTCACCCCGTACGGCCCCCGCCTCATCGAGGCGCACGCCCACCCCGGCGCCGAGGAGCTCGTCTCGCTGCTCCGGCTCGCCCACGGCACCGACGTGCTCGCCCTCGGCGTCGCCGCCGGACTGGGACTGCCCGAGCCGGCGCACCACCCGCGCGCCGCGTACGCCGGTCTGCGCTACGTGGACTTCCCGCCCGGCACCCGCCTCGCCCGGACCCGCCCCGCACTGGCCGCCGCCCGCGCCGTGCCGGGGGTGTTCCGGGTGGGGCTCCAGGTGCCGCCGGGGGCGACGGTGCTCGGGCCCCCGACCGGCTCGCTGCACCACGCCCACGTCCTGGCCACCGCCCCGACGGCGGGCTCCCTGGCCCGCGCCCTGGACCGGTCCGCGGCCCTGCTCGGCGGCCGCCCGGGACCCCTCACCCCGGATTCACGCGGGATTCACGTACCGCCGCCACCGTGGGGACATGGCCCTCACTCGGCGTGA
- a CDS encoding MFS transporter produces MPPVHTGAPVTTGASTPSSPAAPEAHAPGRPGYRRMSLALFAAGLATFALLYSTQALLPAISDGFGVTAGQASWTVSAATGALALFVLPLSALSERFGRTRMMTVSMLVAVGVGLLVPFAPNLEWLVVLRAVQGAAIAGIPASAMAYLAEEVKPKALVGAIGLFVAGNSIGGMSGRLVTGWAAQAWGWRGGLLAVGVMALACAVAFLVLLPRARFFRPASLNPRAVGRTVAGHLRDPLLLRLYGIGALFMTVFGAVYTVIGYRLVDEPFSLGQGVIGSIFLIYLVGTVSSAAAGQLVARAGRRGALYLAVTTTALGLLLSLADSLAAILAGLVLITAGFFAGHAVASAAVSRTAASGRAQASALYQSAYYLGSSAGGTLGALAYHSAGWAATVGIALLAVLGVVSITLYGSHAARAERRHERRHGSLAAAR; encoded by the coding sequence ATGCCTCCCGTTCATACCGGGGCACCTGTCACCACGGGTGCCTCCACCCCGTCGTCTCCTGCCGCACCGGAAGCCCACGCCCCCGGCCGCCCCGGCTACCGCCGCATGAGCCTCGCGCTCTTCGCCGCCGGCCTCGCGACGTTCGCCCTCCTCTACTCCACCCAGGCGCTGCTGCCCGCGATCTCCGACGGGTTCGGGGTGACGGCGGGTCAGGCCAGCTGGACCGTGTCCGCGGCCACCGGCGCCCTCGCCCTCTTCGTCCTGCCGCTCAGCGCGCTCTCCGAGCGCTTCGGGCGGACGCGGATGATGACCGTCTCCATGCTGGTCGCCGTCGGCGTCGGCCTCCTCGTGCCGTTCGCGCCGAACCTGGAGTGGCTGGTGGTGCTGCGCGCCGTCCAGGGCGCGGCGATCGCCGGCATCCCGGCCTCCGCGATGGCGTACCTGGCGGAGGAGGTCAAGCCGAAGGCGCTGGTGGGCGCGATCGGCCTGTTCGTGGCGGGCAACTCCATCGGCGGCATGAGCGGGCGGCTCGTCACCGGCTGGGCGGCCCAGGCCTGGGGCTGGCGCGGCGGACTGCTGGCCGTCGGGGTCATGGCTCTGGCCTGCGCGGTGGCGTTCCTGGTGCTCCTGCCCCGGGCGCGGTTCTTCCGCCCGGCCTCGCTGAACCCGCGCGCGGTGGGCCGTACGGTCGCCGGGCACCTGCGGGATCCGCTGCTGCTGCGCCTGTACGGGATCGGCGCGCTGTTCATGACCGTGTTCGGCGCCGTGTACACGGTCATCGGCTACCGGCTGGTGGACGAGCCCTTCTCCCTCGGACAGGGCGTGATCGGGTCGATCTTCCTGATCTACCTGGTCGGTACGGTCTCCTCGGCGGCGGCCGGGCAGCTGGTGGCCCGGGCGGGGCGGCGCGGGGCGCTGTACCTGGCGGTGACCACGACCGCGCTGGGCCTGCTGCTGTCCCTGGCGGACTCGCTGGCCGCGATCCTGGCCGGGCTGGTCCTGATCACCGCCGGTTTCTTCGCGGGCCACGCGGTGGCGTCGGCCGCGGTGAGCCGGACCGCGGCCTCGGGCCGGGCGCAGGCCTCGGCGCTGTACCAGTCCGCGTACTACCTCGGCTCCAGCGCGGGCGGCACGCTCGGCGCGCTCGCCTACCACTCGGCGGGCTGGGCGGCGACGGTGGGCATCGCGCTGCTGGCCGTGCTCGGCGTCGTGTCGATCACCCTCTACGGATCGCACGCGGCGCGGGCGGAGCGGCGCCACGAGCGGCGCCACGGTTCGCTGGCCGCCGCACGCTGA
- a CDS encoding helix-turn-helix transcriptional regulator codes for MPADEADPPSGGDLSRAARRLYAYAVERHSFAEAEATADLGARAAAAITELAAAHLLQRAPGNGRDRWSAVAPRAAAARALAPLALLVRETHDEMDRLRGRLEALVPAYEAGAAHLERNGSGPAELELVTDLGAVRGLIAELVAGCGQELLTSQPGGGRPVETLEEAIGRDESLLGRGVRMRTVYQHTARYSRPTAAYVERVTALGAQVRTLGDGLMRMLVFDGRTGVMSVPDRAGAALVVREPAVVHFMAAAFERAWVAAEPFPTTVGPEAARSLSDELRQLIVRLLAEGLEDKVIARRLGMSERTCQRHIAEIMRAVGAKSRFQAGYLLSPAAPPADAGGAADADDTGGAGS; via the coding sequence GTGCCAGCCGACGAAGCCGATCCGCCGTCCGGGGGCGACCTGAGCCGCGCAGCCCGGCGGCTGTACGCGTACGCCGTGGAGCGGCACTCCTTCGCCGAGGCCGAGGCCACCGCGGACCTCGGGGCGCGGGCGGCCGCCGCGATCACCGAGCTGGCCGCCGCGCACCTGCTCCAGCGGGCCCCCGGCAACGGCCGGGACCGGTGGAGCGCGGTCGCGCCGCGGGCGGCCGCGGCCCGGGCGCTGGCCCCGCTGGCCCTGCTCGTACGGGAGACCCACGACGAGATGGACCGGCTGCGCGGCCGGCTGGAGGCGCTGGTCCCGGCCTACGAGGCGGGGGCGGCGCACCTGGAGCGCAACGGGTCGGGGCCGGCGGAGCTGGAGCTGGTCACCGACCTGGGGGCGGTGCGCGGGCTGATCGCGGAGCTGGTCGCCGGATGCGGGCAGGAGCTGCTGACCTCGCAGCCGGGCGGGGGCAGGCCGGTGGAGACGCTGGAGGAGGCGATCGGGCGGGACGAGTCGCTGCTGGGACGCGGGGTGCGGATGCGTACGGTCTACCAGCACACGGCGCGCTACTCGCGGCCCACGGCGGCGTACGTGGAACGGGTGACGGCGCTGGGGGCGCAGGTGCGGACGCTGGGCGACGGGCTGATGCGGATGCTCGTCTTCGACGGGCGCACCGGGGTGATGTCGGTGCCGGACCGCGCCGGGGCGGCGCTGGTGGTGCGCGAACCCGCGGTGGTGCACTTCATGGCGGCGGCGTTCGAGCGGGCGTGGGTGGCGGCGGAGCCGTTCCCGACGACGGTGGGCCCGGAGGCGGCGCGCTCGCTCTCGGACGAGCTGCGCCAGCTGATCGTACGGCTGCTGGCGGAGGGCCTGGAGGACAAGGTGATCGCGCGCCGGCTCGGCATGTCGGAGCGCACCTGCCAGCGCCACATCGCGGAGATCATGCGCGCGGTGGGCGCCAAGTCCCGCTTCCAGGCGGGCTACTTGCTCTCCCCGGCCGCCCCGCCGGCCGACGCGGGCGGCGCGGCCGACGCGGACGACACGGGCGGCGCCGGGTCCTGA
- a CDS encoding cytidine deaminase produces the protein MTTAIHPDWEALREAARDAMSRAYAPYSHFPVGVAALVDDGRVVVGCNVENASYGLSLCAECGLVSSLQATGGGRLTHFTCVDGKGDILVPCGRCRQLLFEFGGPDLLVETPKGILPLAEMLPQSFGPDHLG, from the coding sequence GTGACGACGGCGATCCACCCCGACTGGGAGGCCCTGCGGGAGGCCGCCCGGGACGCCATGTCCCGGGCGTACGCCCCCTACTCGCACTTCCCGGTCGGCGTAGCCGCCCTCGTCGACGACGGCCGCGTGGTCGTCGGCTGCAACGTGGAGAACGCCAGCTACGGGCTCAGCCTGTGCGCCGAGTGCGGGCTGGTCTCCTCCCTCCAGGCCACGGGCGGCGGCCGCCTGACGCACTTCACCTGCGTCGACGGCAAGGGCGACATCCTGGTCCCGTGCGGCCGCTGCCGCCAGCTGCTCTTCGAGTTCGGCGGCCCGGACCTGCTGGTGGAGACCCCGAAGGGCATCCTTCCGCTGGCCGAGATGCTGCCGCAGTCCTTCGGTCCGGACCACCTCGGATAG
- a CDS encoding sigma-70 family RNA polymerase sigma factor — protein MSDVATSIESDLDAAMDRYRVELTGYCYRMLGSSFDAEDAVQDTYVRAWRSFDKFEGRSSLRSWLYRIATNVCLDLLSAGKKRARPMDLSAPQHQASAVLNERPEVTWLEPVPDGRVLPQTADPAEMALAKESVRLAFVAALQHLPAKQRAVLILREVLAWKADEVATLLDTTVASVNSALQRARATLSATRMRESQTADPLDAEQVKLLEQYLSAFEAYDISRLTALLHEDAVLSMPPFDLWLQGPADIAAWHLNQGIGCKGSRLVPTTANGLPAFGQYRPREDGAPGWTPWALQVLEVSDGRITGLNAFLDTARWFPLFGLPEQLEESDQAQQGA, from the coding sequence ATGAGTGACGTCGCCACGAGTATCGAATCCGACCTGGACGCGGCGATGGACCGCTACCGGGTCGAGCTCACCGGCTACTGCTACCGCATGCTCGGCTCTTCGTTCGACGCCGAGGACGCGGTGCAGGACACGTACGTCCGGGCCTGGCGAAGCTTCGACAAGTTCGAGGGCCGCTCCTCGCTGCGCTCGTGGCTGTACCGGATCGCCACGAACGTCTGCCTGGACCTGCTGAGCGCGGGGAAGAAGCGGGCCCGCCCGATGGACCTCAGCGCCCCGCAGCACCAGGCCTCCGCCGTGCTCAACGAGCGGCCGGAGGTGACCTGGCTGGAGCCGGTGCCGGACGGGCGGGTGCTGCCGCAGACCGCCGATCCGGCCGAGATGGCGCTGGCGAAGGAATCCGTACGGCTGGCGTTCGTGGCGGCGCTCCAGCACCTGCCGGCGAAGCAGCGCGCGGTGCTGATCCTGCGCGAGGTGCTGGCGTGGAAGGCGGACGAGGTCGCGACCCTGCTGGACACGACGGTGGCCTCGGTGAACAGCGCCCTCCAGCGGGCCCGGGCGACGCTCTCGGCGACCCGGATGCGCGAGAGCCAGACGGCGGACCCGCTCGACGCGGAGCAGGTGAAGCTGCTGGAGCAGTACCTCTCGGCCTTCGAGGCGTACGACATCTCGCGGCTGACGGCCTTGCTGCACGAGGACGCGGTGCTGTCGATGCCGCCGTTCGACCTGTGGCTCCAGGGGCCCGCGGACATCGCGGCGTGGCATCTGAACCAGGGCATCGGCTGCAAGGGCTCCCGCCTGGTGCCGACCACGGCGAACGGGCTGCCGGCCTTCGGCCAGTACCGGCCGCGGGAGGACGGGGCCCCGGGGTGGACGCCGTGGGCGCTCCAGGTCCTGGAGGTCTCAGACGGGCGGATCACCGGACTGAACGCCTTCCTGGACACCGCCCGCTGGTTCCCCCTCTTCGGCCTCCCCGAGCAGCTGGAGGAGTCCGACCAGGCCCAGCAGGGCGCGTAG
- a CDS encoding alpha/beta hydrolase, which yields MAQHAPPARGARLGRAAGANGSVSEGNTVNGVVLLLPGGSRWSPGPVRPLARALVRAGGADGLVTHTVLHARGACREDDARWAADEVVRRYGDVPVCLAGYDAGGRAALRAAGHEAVNSVLALAPSLGEAVCADSPEPVKQLSGRQVLIVHGTNDAHSDPEASFRLAAQAKKANRSTCRFEVHSDGHRLREHQAEVVALSVDFVLGSMFTGRFSRPVTDALAAPPPLGLRMPLASGFGRSLRG from the coding sequence ATGGCACAGCATGCGCCGCCGGCGCGCGGGGCCCGCCTGGGGCGGGCGGCCGGCGCGAACGGCTCGGTCTCAGAAGGCAACACGGTCAACGGGGTCGTCCTCTTACTTCCCGGCGGGTCCAGATGGTCCCCCGGCCCGGTACGCCCGCTGGCCCGGGCGCTGGTCCGGGCGGGCGGGGCGGACGGGCTGGTCACGCACACCGTGCTGCACGCCAGGGGCGCCTGCCGGGAGGACGATGCCCGGTGGGCGGCCGACGAGGTGGTGCGCAGGTACGGGGACGTGCCGGTGTGCCTCGCCGGGTACGACGCGGGAGGCCGGGCGGCGCTGCGCGCGGCGGGCCACGAGGCCGTCAACTCGGTGCTGGCCCTTGCCCCTTCCCTGGGTGAGGCGGTCTGCGCGGACTCCCCGGAACCGGTGAAACAGCTGTCGGGGCGGCAGGTGCTGATCGTGCACGGGACGAACGACGCGCACAGCGACCCGGAAGCATCGTTTCGGCTGGCGGCGCAGGCGAAGAAGGCGAACCGTTCCACTTGCCGGTTCGAGGTGCACTCGGACGGGCACCGGCTGCGCGAGCACCAGGCGGAAGTCGTGGCGCTGTCCGTGGATTTCGTGCTGGGCTCGATGTTCACGGGGCGGTTCTCGCGGCCGGTGACGGACGCGCTTGCCGCGCCGCCGCCGCTGGGGCTGCGCATGCCGCTCGCGAGCGGGTTCGGGCGTTCGCTGCGGGGATGA